GCGGCAACAGGCTGACGCCATCCAGGTGAGGCTGATGCGAAACTTTGGCGCCGGTGATCTGCAAGACGGTGGGGTAAATATCAATCGTTCCGCAAGGCACATTGGTTGTTTCCGGCTTTTTTATGACAGCCGGCCACTCAACGATTGAGGGCACACGAATCCCCCCTTCCCAGAGATTGCCTTTCCAGCCCGCGAGACCACCGGTTGCCTGAGAGCGTGCTGCTTCGGTTTTGAACTTCGGAGGACGAGGACCATTATCGCTGGTAAACCAGAGTAAAGTATTTTCAGCGATCCCCAGATCTCTCAACTGCTGTCGCAAATGCCCCATAGCACGATCAACACCAGTGATTTCTCCAAAGTAATTTTGAAAATTAGCAACCTGTTTCGAATAGAGGGCTTTCAGTTCTGGAACCGCCTCATGAGGGGTATGCGGATTTCCAAACCAGATCACAGCCAGGAACGGTTTTTCGTTCTTGTCTGCCTGTTTGATAAAGTCCAAAGCGGCGTCCACGGTCACCCGTGAACTCTCACCTTTCAACTGTTCTACCACGCCATTGTGGCTCATCCAGGGATCGTTCTCATAAAAGTTCGGGCTTGAGACCCATTCATCAAAGCCGCTATTGCCGGGAGAAACCGGGCTGTTTGCCTGAACCGATCCCAAATGCCATTTCCCGAAGTGCCCCGTCGTATACCCAGCTGATTTGACAGCTTCTGCGACGGTCACTTCCTGGGGCCTTAATGTATGGCCCCAACTAAAACAGGCAAATCGATTGGGATGTCGCCCTGTCAGAAAGCTCCCTCGCGTCGGTGAACAGACAGGGGCAGCCGCATAAAAGCGATCAAAACGTAGCCCACTGGCGGCCATATCATCCAAGTGTGGTGTTTTCAGGATCGGATGACCATTGAAGCTGGTTTCTCCCCAGCCCTGGTCATCGGTCATGCAGAGAATAATGTTTGGACGAGGCGACTGCTTCTGTGCGGCACTTAATGAAGAAGATGTGAAGCCGATGCAACAAAATGCCAGTAGAACAGCAACAAATCGGTAGTCAATAATCATTTCATGCCTCGAATTGGAACGATGCGGCTGAGAGAAACAAAAAGCCTCTTTCATTTTATCCTGTCCCAAATGCCCCAAGGCGCCAAGGATTCTCACCGTCCCCGTTCAGAAATTCCGGAAAGTTCTCTCAGTCGACAATGGCCGTCACCTGTTCCCAATGCCCTGAACCACAGGTTGTTTTGCCCAGTTCTTGATTGCATCGCTCCCGTCTGCTCAGCTATACTTCGACCTGT
This window of the Gimesia fumaroli genome carries:
- a CDS encoding sulfatase-like hydrolase/transferase; translated protein: MIIDYRFVAVLLAFCCIGFTSSSLSAAQKQSPRPNIILCMTDDQGWGETSFNGHPILKTPHLDDMAASGLRFDRFYAAAPVCSPTRGSFLTGRHPNRFACFSWGHTLRPQEVTVAEAVKSAGYTTGHFGKWHLGSVQANSPVSPGNSGFDEWVSSPNFYENDPWMSHNGVVEQLKGESSRVTVDAALDFIKQADKNEKPFLAVIWFGNPHTPHEAVPELKALYSKQVANFQNYFGEITGVDRAMGHLRQQLRDLGIAENTLLWFTSDNGPRPPKFKTEAARSQATGGLAGWKGNLWEGGIRVPSIVEWPAVIKKPETTNVPCGTIDIYPTVLQITGAKVSHQPHLDGVSLLPLMEGQKMTRSQPMGFWTYPKKGHPKRSTDILLDLKSRQTPAQPNPKGPVPDADAASLATHYPKEDLPGAAAWVDGDYKLLKSVSKKGAPKYALYYLSQDKAEQQDLSKEDPARLKKMKAGLKAWQESVVDSLNGKDYAD